The genomic DNA CGTTCGCCCAGTCCGCGGCAGAGTCCGGCGGCGAGGAAGTCGTTGGTGCAGAAGACACCGTCGGGCAGTTCGTCGAGTCCGCGGGCGATCTCCAGGCCGTAGGCCACCGTCATCTCGTCGGCGACGAGTTGGCGGATCCGTGCCTCGCGGCGGGTGCGGACGGCCTGCCGGGCGCCCTGGTAGCGGTCGGCGCACTGCACGATTCCGCGTTCGCCGTTCACGACGAGGATGTCGCGCGCCCCGCAGTCCAGGAGGTGCTGCACGGCGATCCGGCCGCCGGCGATGTCGTCGACCGAGACGGAACAGCCGTCCTGGGCCGGCAGCGCACGGTCCGCGAGGACCAGGGGGATGCCGCGCTCGCGCAGCCGGGTGAGCCGGGTGGGGTCGGCGCCGAGCGGCACGACCACCGCGCCCACGGCCCGCTGTTCGATCAGCATCGTGAAGTAGCCCTGCTCCCGCTCGGGGGCGTCACCGCTGTCGCAGAGCACGAGGGAGTAGCCGTGGTCGTAGGCCGCGTCCGCGGCGCCCCGGGCGATGCGCGAGTAGAACGTATTGGCCACGTCGGGCAGTACCAGGCCGATCGAGGACGAGTGCCCGGTGCGCAGCCCGGCGGCTCCCGGATGGGGTACGTAGTCCAGCGCGGCGACCGCGTCACGGACCCGCTCGGCGGTGCGGGCGTTGACCCGCTCCGGCCGGTTCAGGACGTTCGACACCGTGGACACCGAGACGCCCGCGGCGGCCGCGACGTCCTGAATACGGGCGGGGCGAACCTGAATGGCGCCCACCCCCCTCGCTGTGACAGCCGTGCGACCAGGCACGACGCGGTTCTCATGGGCGGCGACAGTCTACCTCGACGGGTGTTGCAACGTTTTCCGCCGGGTGCCTGGCGGAGATGAGGGCCGTGGCCAAATCGGCCTGTGATCAACAGGGTTAACATGGGGTTATGGCTGAGGGTTCGGGAGTCGATGCTCCGACGGAGGGCGGCCGCCCGCTGAGGCGCGATGCCGTCCTCAACCGGGAGAAGATTCTGCGTGCCGCCCGGGAGGTGTTCGGCCGGCACGGGCTGGGGGTCACGCTCGACGACGTGGCCCGGCACGCGGGGGTCGGGGTCGGGACCGTGTACCGGCGCTTCCCCGACAAGGAGACCCTGGTGCGGGCCCTGTTCGAGCAGGATCTCGGGATGCGGCAGGCGTCCGCGGAGCGGGCACTCGCGCATCCTGATCCTTGGGAAGGGTTCGTGGACTTCCTGACGGAGATGGGGGCCGACCTCGCCGAGAACCGTGGTCTGCATGAAGTGATCATGTTGGGGAGCCACAGTTCCGAGCCCATGGAGACGGTGCGGGGCGGGATGCTCCCCTTCCTGGAGGCCCTGATCCATCGGGCGCAGGAGAGTGGGGATCTGCGTGCGGAGGTCACGCCCTCCGACATTCCCGTCGTCGTGCAGATGCTCAGTGCCGCCAGCCAGTTCACCCAGGGCAAGCGGCCCGACGTCTGGCGCCGCTACTTCGAGATCATTCTCAACGGCATCCGGCAGCGCCCCGACAACCTGCCGCTCACGACACCGAGCTTGGGCAACGAGACGGTGGAACAGGTGATGGGCCTGGTCAGGCCCGCCTCCGTGGAGGAGGAGTAGCAGGTCCGTCGTACGCACGGACCTGCCACCCGTGTTTCAGGAGGACGGTCCCCAGTTGTCGCCGCTGGGAGTGGCCGAACTCGGCGTCGTCAGCGGCAGGTTGACGAAGGACGCGGCCTGTGGGGAGCGTTCGACGGTGTAGGTGCCCCCGGCCAGGTTCGCCAGTTCCTGCGGGGTCGGGGCGACGGGGAAGTGGACGTCGGCGGGCGGTTGGCTGTTGATGCTGATCCGGATCCGGTAACCGGCCGGAATCCTGGTGAAGTTGGACAGCAGGGAGATGTCGTAGCGGGTCGTCTGCCCGGGTGTCACCGGGCGCTGTGACGCCTGAGTGAAGGGGTGACCGGGTTTCAGCAGGGTGCCGTTGTCGCCGTACCAGCTCTCCTGGGTGTCGACGGCGCGTTGGCTGCCCAGGAGGATTCCGTCGGCCTGCTTGGTCACCGTTCCGTCCGGGGCGACGATGCTCAGCTTGGCCGACAGCTCGGTCTCCGGTGTCGTCGACTTCGCGTAGAGGGTGACGTCGGTCGGGCCGTCGAGCAGGGCCGCCTTGGTGAGCGGGGCGGTGGTGTACGTCAGCGTGTCGGCCGCCGCCGCGCTCCAGGAGAGCGAGTCGCTGCCCTGGTCCGTCGGTTTCCCGGTGATGAGGGAGCCGTCGCCGAGGTAGTAGGTGCGGGCGTCGGAGGAGAGGGGCCAGGCGGCGCTGTCGACCCAGGTGTTCGCGCCGTTCTCGAACAGGTGCAGGGGCGTCGAGGTGTCGGCCATGCCCGTGGGCGCGTTCTTGAGCCAGGTCTCGAACCACTCCAGGCGGATGGCCTGCAGTGCCTCCTCGTTGACGTGCTCGCCATGGGTCCAGGGCCCGACGATCGCCTGGTATCGCCCGGTGACGGGCTCGTCCGAGGAGATCGGATCGGTCAACGGCCGGTGGTAGTAGGCGTTTTGGGCCGACACGTAGGCGCCGAGGTTCCCGCCGGGGAAGAGGTCGTTCCAGCCGGCCTCGGTCAGTGCCGGAATGTTGTTGCCCACGATCCGCGGCATGAGCTTCTGGACGTTCAGCGACTGCCAGTAGGCGTCGTTGTACGAGCGTGAGCCGCCCGACGCCTGCTGGGCGATGGTCACCGACTGCGGGTCGGTGGCGGGGTCGTCCTCGGGGCCGCGCGGCTCGGCCTGGGCGATGCCGGCCACGAAGGGGGTCGGGATGCCGCCGTTCGCGGTGAGGTCGTTGTAGAAGTCCGAGTCGGTGCAGAAGGGTGTGATGGCCTTGAGCGCGGAGTTCTTGCCCACGGCCGCCGCGGTGAACCACTGGTTCACCCCGAGGTAGGAGCAACCGTCGAGCCCCACCTTGCCGTTGGACCCGGACAGCGTGTGGGCCGCCCAGTCGACGAGGTCGGCTCCGTCCTTGCCCTGCCGGTCGCCCATCCAGTCGACCTGCCCGCCGGAGTCGCCGGTGCCGCGTACGGCGGAGGCCACGTAGATGTAGCCCCGCTGCACGAAGTAGGTACCGGTATCCGTGGGGTCGGAGCGCTGGGCGCCGTAGGGATTCTGGGTCAGGAGCACGGGGAACGGGCCCGACGCGCGTGCGCCGGTGCCCGGGTCGGTCGGATAGACGACCTCGACGGCGATCTTCACGCCGTCGTCCATGGTGACGGTGGTGTGGACGGGCGCGCTCGCCGCGTAACTGGCGGCGGGCGGCTGCCAGTTGGTCGCGTGCGTGGGGAGCGTGGTGGCCGTCGTCCGGCCTGCGGCCACGAGGAGGAGCACAGCGGAGGCGCTGCTCAGTACGGAGACCCTGTGGGGCAGCTTGATCCGGTTTCTTGCCTTGGGCTTGTTCATGCGGCTCCTTGGAACGGGTGGGGGGTTCCGCGTCACGCCGCCTGCGCGGCGGCCCGCCGGTCGCGGGTCAGGGCGAAGAGCGGGAACACCGTGCGTCCGCGGATGTCGTTGGTCAGCTCGGCCAGGACCAGATAGAAGGCGACGGCGGCCAGCACGATCTCGACGTAGCCGGCGGTGTGCAGCACCGAATCGCTCGGCACGCCCGCACTCGAAGCGCCCAGGTAGGCGGTCACCAGCAGCACGATCGTCAGCGTCAGCAGGGAGAACGCGCTCACGATCACCGCGTTCGTACCGAGACTGGCGACGGCGAAGACCAGCGTGACGACCAGCCAGGCGATGAGGAACAGCCCCAGCGACTGCATCACGGCATGTCCGCCCGCGGCCGCCGAGGCCTCCGCCGACGCTCCGCCGGCCTTCGCCGCTGCCGCCGCGGCTCCCGCGATGTGGGGTGCGGCCCAGAACTCGATGACGGTGTAGCCGAGCCAGAACGCCCCGTACGCCGTGAGGAACGCGGCGGCGAAGGTCGCGCCGGAGGCCAACGCGAAGAAGCCGGCGACGAGTTGGACGAGACCGCCGTAGAAGAAGGTGCCCGCCAGCACGATCGTGCCGTCGGCCGCGTCGATGACGCCGGCGGTGTGCAGGCCCAGGATGAGCGAGCACCACGCGAATCCGGCCGCCCCCACGGCTGTCGCGTGACCGATGTGGGAGGTGGTGGTGACTGCCGGGACCGGCGGGCTCTGGGCAGCGTGAAGCGACACTTCGGCCATGGTGATCAACCCTTCTGGAATGTCGACAGCGGGGGCGCTCGGCCCGTGCCGTCTACCGAATGGTCGGTAGTTTGGGAACGGCCGTTGGGGCTGTCAAGGGATCGAACCGAAGTGGAAAACGCCCTCGATGCCGCTCCGGCGGCGCCTGTCGACGGGCGGGCCGCGGAGCGGGGGCGGCTTCAGGGGTGCGTCGTCGGCGCGCGGATGTCCGGCATCTTCCCTGGTGGGGAGGGGTGCCTGGAGTCCCGCCCGGAGTTGCCGGGCGGGCGGCGGGTGATCATCCGGGAGGGTCGGGTCGCGGGGCTTCCCGGGCCGAATAAAGTGGAGATATATTCTCCACAACGGGGGAGCGGGGGTTCCTCGGGGCGACGAGGAGGTCCTATTGGGGGAGCTGTCCGCGGAGGCCGCCGAGGATGAGGCCGAGTCCGAACTCGAAGCGGTCGTCGAAGTTGAGGATCTCCTCGACGGGGGTGGAGAACAGTTGGGGGTACGTCTGGCGAGCGCCGGGGAACGTGAGTCTGTCGCGGGCGTCGTCGGTCAGGCCCTGCTGTTCCAGGGCTTCGCCGAGGACGTGGCAGAAGACGGTCGACGTGGCCCAGAGGGCGACGACCCCGTTGAATCCCGCGCGCCGCATGACGCCGACGAGGCACTCCGCGAGCGTCGGGCTGTGCCGTTTCGCGGTGTAGCTGCCGCCGACGATCCGGGCGCCCTCGCGCTGTGCCGGCAGGGCCTGCCGCAACTGTCCGGCCAGGAGGGGGATCTCGGCCTCCCAGTCGTTCTCGGGGGTGTCCGGCAGTGCGTTGGCCAGGATCGCTTCGGCCATCTCGTCCAGGAGGGCCTGTTTATTGCTGAACACGCGGTAGATGGCGGGCAGTTGGTGCCTTTTGGCGTCCGCCAGTCGGCGCATGGTGAGGGCGTCGTGCCCGCCCTCGTCGCCGTTGAGCATGCGCTCCGGGGCGCCACCGTGCGGATGAGGTCGATGAGTCGACGTCATTACTGGAAACGCGGTTGCCCCAGTCGCCGGCGTGCGCGCTGCACCGGGCCCGCGACGGGCACCTCCCGGGGGAGTGTGCGGATCGCGACGGAGCCCCAACTTGCTTAGGCGCGCGGGGAGTTGGCGATCAGCCTCAGTGTGGCGATCTCGGCTCGGTCGACTGCGTCGCCGGGTTCATCCTCGCCGTCCAGGACCGCCTGCTGCCCTGACGGCCCGGCCCGGCATCGCGGCGGGGGTGGCGGAGGGGGCGCTCGCGGAACGGCTGGTCCACGCGTTCATCGGTGCATGCGGCCCCACGTGTTCATCTGCGCGCGCAGCCCCGTGCGTACAACCCCACGCGCTAGGAACGCGCGACGGTCTGATCGTCATCGGCGTCCGACGTGGCCGTCCGCTCGGCGCGATCCGCGGTGTCGGGATCCGAGATGTCGGGACCGTCGATGTGTCCCGTGCGGAGCTGTTCGGCGGCCCAATGGGCCCACTCCTGTTCCAACACCCGCTGGCGGATGCCGTGTTCGAGGACGAGCCTGCCGCACACGGTGAGCATGTCCTTGTCCCACTCCTCCGTGTCCCGGAGGGCGACCAGGGTGTCGTGCTCCTTTGCCGAGGCCTCCGCGTGGTCGAGGAGTCGCTGGACAGCTTCCTCTCGCGGCAGGAGCCCCAGGAAGAAGGTCTGCAGCAGCATCGGATTGCGCTGCGGCCTGCTCTCCCGGTTCTCGGTCAGCCAGCGCAGGGTCTCCGCGTGCCCCTCGGGGGTGAGCGAGTACTGCTTGCGGCCCCGGGGACCCTCCTCCGTGACCTTGATCAGACCTGTCGCGTCCAGCTTGGTCAGCTCGCCGTAGATCTGGCTCTGCTTGGCGGGCCAGACGTAACCAAGCGAGGTGTCGAACATTTTCAGCAGGTCGTAGCCGCTGCCGGGGCGGAAGACGAGGAGTCCCAAGAGGGCGTTGCGAAGGCTCATGCCCACAACCCTAACGCCTGGCACTCCAATATTGACAGGTCGAAAACTACCCATGCGGATTCTGTGCGTCCGGGCGGGAGGCCGTGTGGAGGCCGGACGCGGCCGTAGGGGTTTGCGCAGGTGGGGCCCGCGCGGGCCCGCGGGGGCGGTGGCGCGGCGGACTTTCGTTCAATATTCCATTCTTGACATGTTGATTGCGGAGCATCTAGCTTCCACCTGTCAAAGTTGGAACGTCGAGTTGTAAGGAAGTTCAACGTGGGCATCATGGGCTATTTGCGTGGGTTCTACCCATGGATCGCGGCAGGCTTCGTCTCCGCCGTGGACTGGCGCTGGGGCGCGGTGGCCGGCGTCGTCGTCGGTGTCCTTCTGCTGCTCCAGGACCGGCGCAGGGGAGTGGCCATGGACGCGATGGTGCTGGAGATCAGCACCATCATCTACTTCCTCATCATCGGAGCGATCGCCTTCAGCTCGCCCGACTCGTCGATCCAGGACCACAGCGACGTCATCTCGTTCGTCTGGCTCGCCGGGACGGCCTGGGGCAGCATGGCGCTCCGCAGCCCCTTCACACTCGGGATCGCCCGTCGGCAGACGCCCGAGGAGTACTGGGACACCCCCGGCTTCCTCTCCGTGAACAACGCCATCACGGCCGCCTGGGGATCCGGGTTCACGTTCATCGCCGTGGTCCTGGCCATCAGCAGCGCGACCGACGCCCCCGCCTGGGTCGGCATCACCGCCCACGTCGTCGGCCTGGTCGCCCCCGCGGTCTTCACCTCGATCTATCCCAAGCGTGTCCAGGCGCGCCTCGAAGCCCTGCAAGCAGCGTCCGCCTGACCAGCCAACCCAAGGAACTCCCCATGAGTACGGACAAGACCCCACCGCCTCCGCACCTGGCCGGCAACTTCGCCCCCGTCCCCGACGAGATCACCGTCACCGAACTCGCGGTGACCGGGGCGATCCCGCCGGAGCTCACCGGCTGGTACCTGCGCAACGGACCCAACCCGCACGAGGCCGCCTCCGCCCACTGGTTCACCGGCGACGGGATGGTGCACGGAGTCCGCCTCGACGGCGGCAAGGCCACCTCGTACCGCAACCGCTGGGTCCGCACCCCCACCTTCGCGACGGGCGCCCAGGTCTACGGCCGGGACGGCGGGATGAACCTCGCCGCGGGCGTCGCCAACACCCACGTCATACGGCACGCGGGCCGCACCCTCGCCCTCGTCGAGACGTCCTTCCCGCAGGAGCTGAGCTGCGAGGCCGGGCGCGAGCTCGACACCGTGGGGCCCTACGACTTCGACGGCCGCCTGCGCACCCCGATGACCGCCCACCCCAAGACCTGCCCGGT from Streptomyces sp. NBC_01478 includes the following:
- a CDS encoding CocE/NonD family hydrolase: MNKPKARNRIKLPHRVSVLSSASAVLLLVAAGRTTATTLPTHATNWQPPAASYAASAPVHTTVTMDDGVKIAVEVVYPTDPGTGARASGPFPVLLTQNPYGAQRSDPTDTGTYFVQRGYIYVASAVRGTGDSGGQVDWMGDRQGKDGADLVDWAAHTLSGSNGKVGLDGCSYLGVNQWFTAAAVGKNSALKAITPFCTDSDFYNDLTANGGIPTPFVAGIAQAEPRGPEDDPATDPQSVTIAQQASGGSRSYNDAYWQSLNVQKLMPRIVGNNIPALTEAGWNDLFPGGNLGAYVSAQNAYYHRPLTDPISSDEPVTGRYQAIVGPWTHGEHVNEEALQAIRLEWFETWLKNAPTGMADTSTPLHLFENGANTWVDSAAWPLSSDARTYYLGDGSLITGKPTDQGSDSLSWSAAAADTLTYTTAPLTKAALLDGPTDVTLYAKSTTPETELSAKLSIVAPDGTVTKQADGILLGSQRAVDTQESWYGDNGTLLKPGHPFTQASQRPVTPGQTTRYDISLLSNFTRIPAGYRIRISINSQPPADVHFPVAPTPQELANLAGGTYTVERSPQAASFVNLPLTTPSSATPSGDNWGPSS
- a CDS encoding acetate uptake transporter, yielding MAEVSLHAAQSPPVPAVTTTSHIGHATAVGAAGFAWCSLILGLHTAGVIDAADGTIVLAGTFFYGGLVQLVAGFFALASGATFAAAFLTAYGAFWLGYTVIEFWAAPHIAGAAAAAAKAGGASAEASAAAGGHAVMQSLGLFLIAWLVVTLVFAVASLGTNAVIVSAFSLLTLTIVLLVTAYLGASSAGVPSDSVLHTAGYVEIVLAAVAFYLVLAELTNDIRGRTVFPLFALTRDRRAAAQAA
- a CDS encoding PadR family transcriptional regulator; this encodes MSLRNALLGLLVFRPGSGYDLLKMFDTSLGYVWPAKQSQIYGELTKLDATGLIKVTEEGPRGRKQYSLTPEGHAETLRWLTENRESRPQRNPMLLQTFFLGLLPREEAVQRLLDHAEASAKEHDTLVALRDTEEWDKDMLTVCGRLVLEHGIRQRVLEQEWAHWAAEQLRTGHIDGPDISDPDTADRAERTATSDADDDQTVARS
- a CDS encoding TetR/AcrR family transcriptional regulator C-terminal domain-containing protein — translated: MTSTHRPHPHGGAPERMLNGDEGGHDALTMRRLADAKRHQLPAIYRVFSNKQALLDEMAEAILANALPDTPENDWEAEIPLLAGQLRQALPAQREGARIVGGSYTAKRHSPTLAECLVGVMRRAGFNGVVALWATSTVFCHVLGEALEQQGLTDDARDRLTFPGARQTYPQLFSTPVEEILNFDDRFEFGLGLILGGLRGQLPQ
- a CDS encoding TetR/AcrR family transcriptional regulator: MAEGSGVDAPTEGGRPLRRDAVLNREKILRAAREVFGRHGLGVTLDDVARHAGVGVGTVYRRFPDKETLVRALFEQDLGMRQASAERALAHPDPWEGFVDFLTEMGADLAENRGLHEVIMLGSHSSEPMETVRGGMLPFLEALIHRAQESGDLRAEVTPSDIPVVVQMLSAASQFTQGKRPDVWRRYFEIILNGIRQRPDNLPLTTPSLGNETVEQVMGLVRPASVEEE
- a CDS encoding LacI family DNA-binding transcriptional regulator, with the protein product MGAIQVRPARIQDVAAAAGVSVSTVSNVLNRPERVNARTAERVRDAVAALDYVPHPGAAGLRTGHSSSIGLVLPDVANTFYSRIARGAADAAYDHGYSLVLCDSGDAPEREQGYFTMLIEQRAVGAVVVPLGADPTRLTRLRERGIPLVLADRALPAQDGCSVSVDDIAGGRIAVQHLLDCGARDILVVNGERGIVQCADRYQGARQAVRTRREARIRQLVADEMTVAYGLEIARGLDELPDGVFCTNDFLAAGLCRGLGERGVRIPEEVQVVGYGDLDIASFVGTTLTTVRQPVEELGRAAVGMLLDEVEARAEHAHETRVFAPDLVLRDSTRPLSAGNP